A single Blastococcus colisei DNA region contains:
- a CDS encoding thiolase family protein, with product MSLEERRPRSLREVVFVDGVRTPFGKAGPKGIYAETRADDLVVRVIRELLRRNPALPADRVDEVAIAATTQIGDQGLTLGRTAALLAGLPKSVPGYSIDRMCAGAMTAVTTTASGIAFGAYDVAIAGGVEHMGNHPMGEGVDPNPRIISEKLVDPSALVMGSTAENLHDRFPHLTKERADAFALASQQKYAKAVANGQIGPELVPMATRSAEHGWGVATVDEPPRPQTTLDGLASLKTPFRPHGHVTAGNAAGLNDGATGCLLAAEDVALELGLDIGMRLVGYGFVGVEPEVMGVGPVPSTERALARTGLTIDDIGLFELNEAFAVQVLAFLDHFGIADDDERVNPWGGAIAVGHPLASSGVRLMTQLSRQFAERPDVRYGLTAMCVGLGMGATVIWENPNWEGVTK from the coding sequence GTGTCATTGGAAGAGCGGCGGCCACGCTCGCTGCGTGAGGTCGTCTTCGTCGACGGCGTGCGCACCCCCTTCGGCAAGGCCGGGCCGAAGGGCATCTACGCCGAGACCCGGGCCGACGACCTGGTCGTCCGGGTCATCCGCGAGCTCCTGCGCCGCAACCCGGCGCTGCCGGCCGATCGCGTGGACGAGGTGGCGATCGCCGCCACGACCCAGATCGGCGACCAGGGCCTGACCCTCGGGCGGACCGCCGCACTGCTGGCCGGGCTGCCGAAGTCCGTTCCGGGTTACTCGATCGACCGCATGTGCGCCGGCGCGATGACCGCCGTGACCACCACCGCCAGCGGCATCGCCTTCGGGGCCTACGACGTCGCCATCGCCGGCGGCGTCGAGCACATGGGCAACCACCCCATGGGCGAGGGCGTCGACCCCAACCCGCGGATCATCAGCGAGAAGCTGGTCGACCCCTCCGCGCTGGTCATGGGGTCGACGGCGGAGAACCTGCACGACCGCTTCCCGCACCTGACCAAGGAGCGCGCCGACGCGTTCGCGCTGGCCAGCCAGCAGAAGTACGCCAAGGCCGTGGCCAACGGCCAGATCGGCCCGGAGCTGGTTCCGATGGCCACCCGCTCGGCCGAGCACGGCTGGGGCGTCGCCACCGTCGACGAGCCGCCGCGGCCGCAGACCACCCTCGACGGGCTGGCCTCGCTGAAGACGCCGTTCCGCCCGCACGGCCACGTCACCGCCGGCAACGCCGCGGGCCTGAACGACGGCGCCACCGGCTGCCTGCTGGCCGCCGAGGACGTCGCGCTCGAGCTGGGTCTGGACATCGGCATGCGGCTGGTCGGCTACGGCTTCGTCGGAGTCGAGCCCGAGGTCATGGGCGTGGGCCCGGTGCCGTCGACGGAGCGCGCGCTGGCCCGCACCGGCCTGACGATCGATGACATCGGGCTGTTCGAGCTCAACGAGGCGTTCGCCGTCCAGGTGCTGGCGTTCCTCGACCACTTCGGCATCGCCGACGACGACGAGCGCGTCAATCCATGGGGCGGCGCCATCGCCGTGGGCCATCCCCTGGCCTCCTCCGGCGTCCGGCTCATGACGCAGTTGTCGCGGCAGTTCGCCGAGCGGCCGGACGTCCGCTACGGGCTCACGGCCATGTGCGTGGGCCTCGGCATGGGCGCCACCGTGATCTGGGAGAACCCGAATTGGGAGGGCGTCACCAAGTGA